AAGAGGCTGAGGTTCGAATCCCCAGTGGGTCTTAAAGCGGTAAGAGCCTGTTCCTTTTTTGCTACGCCCATAGTCAAAAATCTTAATCCCCCTCTCCACGGCCCGCCGCATGACTTCCCAATACATGAAATCATTGGCTTTGAGGGCCCTGGCCGCACTGGTTCCACCGCCATAATAGGGCAGAACCTCATCCCGGAAATAAAAATTCATTACACTGGCAATGGCGTCACCGTTATGTTCCACCAGCAAGATTTCGCACCGGTCTCCGAATGTTTTTTTTAACTGTTCAAAATAACGTTTGGGGAAAACAGGGGTTCCCAGATTACGGACACTCTCGGCATAAATATCGTAAAATCGATCAATCTTTTCATCGATGACGCCCACTAACCCTGCTTTAATTCCCTTTCGCACCATGGCTCGTTGTTTTCTGGGAATCGCTTTGAGATTCGCTTCAGGATCCGGATCCAATTCCTTGCGAAAAGTGACATAAAGATCCTTGGTGGATCTTCCAGCGCCTGAAGGCTTTAAATTTCTTACTTCCAAATAATCCACTGCCAGTTCATGGGCCAATTCCACCGCTGCATTTTCCAAGGTTTCACGTGCCGCTTCGGTGTCAGCCAAAACGCCTCCATAGACGCAAAAAGGCGTAGATATCAGCGCATTGGAAAATAATCGGCTACGGATATGTCCCAGGGGGAAAATACCCTGGATTTCGCCGTTTTCTTCCGCATAAAGATAATGCGTCGGGTGATTAAAGCTGCCCTGAAGAATTTCACGCCAGGAAGAGTAATGAAAAAAGGTTGCCTCCGGGTGCTTTTCAACATAAGCATCCCAACGGCCATAGTCAGCCGGTGTCAGGGTTTTTACTTGCATAACTTACGAAGCCAGAAAAACGTTAGCCATGGTATCCCACTTAAAATCCTCCAATAGGGACCGAAGCCGGGATTCCATGCGGTTGAGATTGAGATAATGACGCAAACGCGTCTTCAAGCTTAGACCTTGCGGCCGAGGTTGTTGTGGATCCACTTCCCAGGGATGAAAATAAAATACCGTGGACTGGCCTTCTTGATTGACCTGCTTTAAGGCCCACTTTGAAAGGAAATAAGGGTACAAACGGAAATAACCTCCGCCTCCACAGGGAAAGTTGCGCCCCCCTAGCTTGACGGTGGTCACCGGAATTTCCAAAAGCTTGGGGGCATTTTCCGGAAAAAAAGCAAATCTCGGTGCTTCCGGCATGCCGTAGAGATCGTGTTTAACCGGATAAATGCTCGAGCTATATCTAAAACCCAAATCTTGCAGTATCTCCAAAGCCCACAGATTATCCCGGCCAATGGAGTAGCTTGCCGCGCGGTAGCCAATAACAGGTACGCCAACCATATCTTCCAAAATTTCCTTGGCACGCTTTACATCTTCCCGGAATTCCTGGGGATTTTGCTCAGTCACCCGCACATGGGAATAGCCATGACAGGCAAGTTCATGTCCTTGAGAGACAATTTCCTTGATCAATTGCGGAAATCTTTCCGCCACCCATCCCAAGGTAAAAAAAGTCGCCTTGATACCCGCATCGTCAAATAAATTGAGTATTTTCTTAGTATTGGCTTCTACTCGGGGTACCAGCTTATTCCAATCTTTTCTGTCAATATGGCTTTCAAAAGCCGAAACTTGAAACCAGTCTTCAACATCCACGCTCATGGCGTTGGTTTTCCCTGTCATTAATAGGCCTCCAGCATGGTTTCTTCAATGATCTTGACAATTCTTTCTGCCGCCCGCCCATCCCATAAGGCAGGAATTCTGCCACGCTTACCACCTGTGGTTAGAATATCCGCCACACAAGTATGAATTTTGTCCGGATCACTACCCACAATAGTATTGGTACCTTCGGTCACGGTAATAGGACGTTCCGTATTTTCTCTCAGCGTCACGCACGGCACACCAAGGGCTGTTGTTTCTTCCTGCAAGCCGCCGGAATCGGTTAACACAAGCTTGGCGGATTTCACCAACCCGAGCATTTCGAGATATCCCAAAGGAGGCGTGATTATAATGTTTGCCTGAGTAAGCGCATTTTCCAAGCCAAACGATTCAATTTTCCCTTTTGTTCTGGGATGAAGGGGAAAAATGATTGGCAATTGTTGGCTAATTTCAATTAGGGTATCTAACAAGCCTTTCAATACATTAGGGTTGTCGACATTGGCAGGCCGGTGAAGCGTTAAGACCCCATAGTCGGAAATATTTTCTACGTTGTAACGATTTAGGGTAGTTGCTGCTGGAACCGCCTTTTCTACATTATTCAATAAGGCATCAATCATGACATTACCCACAAAATGGATTTTGTCTTCATCGATACCTTCCCGTAATAAATTCATTTTTGCTGCTTGCTCGGTGGTAAACAGCAAATCTGAAACTTGATCGGTCAGCACCCTATTGATTTCTTCAGGCATCATTCGGTCAAAGCTGCGTAAACCCGCTTCGACATGGATAACGGGAACATGTTTTTTTACCGCCACCAGACCACAGGCAATCGTGGAATTCACATCCCCTACGACTAATACCGCCAATGGATTTTCTTTATCTAAAACCGGCTCAAACCGTTGCATAATTTGAGCGGTTTGGACCGCATGACTACCTGAGCCTACCTCTAAATCAACATCAGGTTTTGGTATTCCTAATTGATCAAAAAAAGCATCCTTCATTGCCGCATCATAGTGCTGGCCGGTATGGACCAAATAAGGCGTCATTGTAGAGTGATGCTGTAAAGAAGAAATAATAGGTGCAATTTTCATGAAATTAGGACGGGCACCTACGACACACATTAATTTTGGTGAATCAGCCATCGGATGGAGTTTCCCTATTTGAACCACTCAGATCCGGAATCTGCTCGTATGCCGAATCCATATCTAGCTGAATCAAAATGGCTTTACGCAGCAATGCCCGCTCTTTTTGTACTGTCTTTTGGAGATCAATAATGCAGCGCTCGAGTTTATTAATCCTATCGACCAAATCAGGATTTGAATATGCCTGCGTATTGTTAGGCGATAATTCGCTGAAAACGGGACTCTCGGCTTCTGTTTTTTTTGTAATTTTAAGTTCCGATTGATCCGGGGTTTCCTGTT
The sequence above is drawn from the Methylothermaceae bacteria B42 genome and encodes:
- a CDS encoding peptidoglycan bridge formation protein FemAB, with translation MQVKTLTPADYGRWDAYVEKHPEATFFHYSSWREILQGSFNHPTHYLYAEENGEIQGIFPLGHIRSRLFSNALISTPFCVYGGVLADTEAARETLENAAVELAHELAVDYLEVRNLKPSGAGRSTKDLYVTFRKELDPDPEANLKAIPRKQRAMVRKGIKAGLVGVIDEKIDRFYDIYAESVRNLGTPVFPKRYFEQLKKTFGDRCEILLVEHNGDAIASVMNFYFRDEVLPYYGGGTSAARALKANDFMYWEVMRRAVERGIKIFDYGRSKKGTGSYRFKTHWGFEPQPLYYEYALIRAKFLPDINPLNPKYQMFIKAWQKLPLPVSKVIGPWLARSLG
- a CDS encoding polysaccharide deacetylase, with product MTGKTNAMSVDVEDWFQVSAFESHIDRKDWNKLVPRVEANTKKILNLFDDAGIKATFFTLGWVAERFPQLIKEIVSQGHELACHGYSHVRVTEQNPQEFREDVKRAKEILEDMVGVPVIGYRAASYSIGRDNLWALEILQDLGFRYSSSIYPVKHDLYGMPEAPRFAFFPENAPKLLEIPVTTVKLGGRNFPCGGGGYFRLYPYFLSKWALKQVNQEGQSTVFYFHPWEVDPQQPRPQGLSLKTRLRHYLNLNRMESRLRSLLEDFKWDTMANVFLAS
- a CDS encoding UDP-N-acetyl glucosamine 2-epimerase: MADSPKLMCVVGARPNFMKIAPIISSLQHHSTMTPYLVHTGQHYDAAMKDAFFDQLGIPKPDVDLEVGSGSHAVQTAQIMQRFEPVLDKENPLAVLVVGDVNSTIACGLVAVKKHVPVIHVEAGLRSFDRMMPEEINRVLTDQVSDLLFTTEQAAKMNLLREGIDEDKIHFVGNVMIDALLNNVEKAVPAATTLNRYNVENISDYGVLTLHRPANVDNPNVLKGLLDTLIEISQQLPIIFPLHPRTKGKIESFGLENALTQANIIITPPLGYLEMLGLVKSAKLVLTDSGGLQEETTALGVPCVTLRENTERPITVTEGTNTIVGSDPDKIHTCVADILTTGGKRGRIPALWDGRAAERIVKIIEETMLEAY